A section of the Tenrec ecaudatus isolate mTenEca1 chromosome 15, mTenEca1.hap1, whole genome shotgun sequence genome encodes:
- the LOC142427333 gene encoding ferritin light chain-like, protein MSSQIRQNYSADAEAGVNRLVNLHLQASYTYLSLGFFFDRDDVALEGVGHFFRELAKEMHEGPERLWKLQNQRGGRALLQDVQKPSQDERGRTLAAMGAALALEKKLNQALLDLHAAGSIHTDPHLCDFLENHFLDKEVKLLKKMGDHLTHLRRVASPQAGLGEYLF, encoded by the coding sequence ATGAGCTCTCAGATCCGTCAGAATTATTCCGCCGACGCGGAGGCCGGCGTCAACCGTCTGGTCAACCTGCACctgcaggcctcttacacctacctctctctgggcttcttttTCGACCGCGACGATGTGGCCTTGGAAGGCGTGGGGCACTTCTTCCGCGAGCTGGCGAAGGAGATGCATGAGGGGCCCGAACGTCTCTGGAAGCTGCAGAACCAGCGCGGCGGCCGCGCCCTCTTACAGGATGTGCAGAAGCCGTCTCAAGATGAGCGGGGTCGAACCCTGGCCGCCATGGGAGCTGCCCTAGCCCTGGAGAAAAAACTCAACCAGGCTCTTCTGGACCTGCATGCCGCGGGGTCCATTCACACCGACCCtcatctctgtgactttctggagaaccacttcctggacaaggaggtgaaactcctcaagaagatgggcgaCCACCTGACCCACCTCCGCAGGGTGGCCAGCCCCCAGGCCGGGCTGGGCGAGTATCTCTTCTAG